A window of the Tenebrio molitor chromosome 1, icTenMoli1.1, whole genome shotgun sequence genome harbors these coding sequences:
- the LOC138141401 gene encoding uncharacterized protein yields MMNSVIQSTDNTMILMTLNTSDNRSVSPMTPSPSREIRGIRLFKAISRKLARRSNEDFNTDADSRSSSSDSCSSTKKEEHLSGDSGFRSVSPNHMSSSSSEAESDIHIRPRHHHSTSADSIRKVFQNLNLNARSQSCTNAKETKRKNTKKSTPKRILRSPVTYTYVRGLSGLPTQRIPKNQSRMYTNNPCGCSIQYMAGLNR; encoded by the coding sequence ATGATGAATTCAGTGATACAGTCAACAGATAACACCATGATCTTAATGACTCTGAATACCTCAGACAACCGAAGCGTTTCACCTATGACTCCGTCGCCTTCCAGAGAAATCAGAGGGATACGATTGTTCAAAGCCATCAGCAGAAAACTCGCACGCCGCTCCAACGAAGACTTCAACACGGACGCCGACAGCAGATCCTCCAGTTCGGACTCTTGTTCCTCAACGAAGAAAGAAGAACATTTATCAGGCGATTCCGGATTTAGATCAGTATCTCCAAATCACATGTCGAGCAGCTCCAGCGAGGCAGAAAGTGATATCCACATCAGACCGCGACATCATCACTCCACCTCGGCCGACAGTATACGAAAAGTgttccaaaatttaaatctgaATGCACGTTCACAGAGTTGCACTAATGCGAAggaaaccaaaagaaaaaacacCAAGAAATCAACCCCAAAGAGAATACTACGATCTCCAGTTACCTACACGTATGTTCGAGGGCTGTCAGGTTTGCCGACGCAAAGAATTCCCAAAAACCAATCCAGAATGTACACGAACAATCCCTGTGGCTGCAGTATACAGTATATGGCAGGTCTAAACCGATAA